Proteins from a genomic interval of Equus przewalskii isolate Varuska chromosome 32, EquPr2, whole genome shotgun sequence:
- the LOC103564702 gene encoding olfactory receptor 2T8-like — MVKILSSIYPFAVLLFFEILENGNTTSGFILLGLFNHTEAHPFLFVMVLTIAFTSLLGNALMLLLIHQEPHLRTAMYFLLSQLSLMDMMLVSTIVPKMAADYLTGKKSISPAGCGLQIFFLLTLGGGECFLLAAMSYDRYVAVCHPLQYPVLMSPQLCLRMTLGSWFLGAADGLMQAATTLSFPFCSAHEIDHFFCEAPTVVRLACADISVFEYVMYICCVLMLLVPLSLILTSYSLILTAVLQKRSREACKKAFATCSSHLAVVGLFYGAAIFTYMRPKSYRSANHDKVVSAFYTIFTPVLNPLIYSLRNREVKGALRKCMGQWAALSHN, encoded by the coding sequence ATGGTGAAAATTCTCTCATCTATTTATCCATTTGCAGTGTTACTCTTCTTCGAAATCCTGGAAAACGGGAACACCACTTCAGGTTTCATTCTCCTAGGACTCTTTAACCACACAGAAGCCCACCCATTTCTCTTTGTGATGGTTCTGACAATTGCCTTTACCTCCCTGCTGGGCAATGCCCTCATGCTTCTCCTGATTCACCAGGAGCCCCACCTCCGCACAGCCATGTACTTCCTGTTGAGCCAACTCTCCCTCATGGACATGATGCTGGTTTCCACCATTGTGCCCAAAATGGCAGCTGACTACTTGACTGGCAAGAAGTCCATCTCCCCTGCTGGGTGTGGGTTGCAGATTTTCTTCTTGCTTACTTTGGGAGGGGGTGAGTGCTTCTTGTTAGCAGCCATGTCCTATGACCGCTACGTGGCTGTTTGCCATCCACTGCAATACCCTGTCCTCATGAGCCCGCAGTTATGCCTGAGAATGACTTTGGGGTCTTGGTTCCTGGGGGCAGCGGATGGGCTCATGCAGGCTGCCACTACCCTGAGCTTCCCATTTTGCAGTGCACATGAGATCGATCATTTCTTCTGCGAGGCCCCCACTGTAGTGCGTTTGGCTTGTGCTGACATATCTGTCTTTGAGTATGTCATGTACATCTGCTGTGTGTTAATGCTCCTGGTCCCCTTATCTCTCATCCTGACCTCCTACAGTCTCATCCTCACAGCTGTTCTCCAGAAGCGTTCCAGAGAAGCCTGCAAGAAGGCTTTTGCCACCTGCTCCTCACATTTGGCTGTGGTGGGACTCTTTTATGGAGCTGCCATTTTCACCTACATGAGACCCAAATCCTACAGGTCAGCTAACCACGATAAGGTCGTGTCAGCATTCTACACTATCTTCACCCCTGTGCTGAACCCCCTCATCTACAGTCTGAGGAACAGGGAGGTCAAGGGGGCCCTGAGAAAGTGTATGGGCCAGTGGGCTGCCTTAAGTCATAACTAA